CGTACGCGAGCCAGTGCTTGCCGCCACCGGCCTGCGAGGCGAACTGGTCCCCCATGTTCGCGTAGAACCCGTCCTTCAGATAGCGGTAGTCGATCTTCGACTGACCCATCTGCTTCATCTGCTCGGCCTGCGTGCCGCCCGTGAGGGTCGCGGTGACATTGCCGGTGATGCCGTCCGACCACGCCATGGAGCCCGTCATGTCCATCGACATCTTGGTCCCCATGACCGTCTTGCTCTCGATCTTGGCCGAGTCGGCGTCGCCGGTCTTGTCGTCGATGGAGCGCAGGGCCGCCACGGGGCTGAGGGCCACGGAGCCCTTCTTGCCGCTCTTCGCGTCACCGCCGCCGTCGGAGGAGCCACAGGCCGCGACCCCGGTCAACGCGGCGGCCACCGCGATCGACAGGCCTGCGCGTCGCATGGTCGTGCTGTTCATGACATCCCACCCCTTGCACTCGTGTGAATCCCGCACGCTGGCACAGTCCCCCGAGTGCTCTGAGGAACCGCACGCATACGAGGACGGGCCCCGCACCTCGAAAGGTTGCGGGGCCCGTCGTCAGAAACGCGTGCGCGACGCGACTGCCGTCAGATTCAGACGGCGGCCGGGTCCTCCTCGGTGAGGAGGTTGCGGGTGCGGTTGCTGTCCAGCGGAATGCCGGGGCCCATCGTGGTGGCGATGGCGGCCTTCTTGATGTAGCGACCCTTGGCGGCCGACGGCTTCAGACGGAGGATCTCCTCCAGGGCCGCGGCGTAGTTCTCCACCAGCTTGGTCTCGTCGAAGGAGACCTTGCCGATGATGAAGTGCAGGTTCGAGTGCTTGTCGACGCGGAACTCGATCTTGCCGCCCTTGATGTCGTTGACAGCCTTCACGACGTCGGGGGTCACGGTGCCGGTCTTCGGGTTCGGCATCAGACCACGCGGACCGAGCACGCGGCCGAGGCGGCCGACCTTGCCCATGAGGTCCGGCGTGGCGACGACGGCGTCGAAGTCCAGGCGACCCTTGGCGACCTCGTCGATGAGCTCGTCGGCGCCGACGATGTCGGCCCCAGCGGCTTCCGCGGCCGCAGCACGGTCACCGGTCGCGAAGACCAGGACCCGGGCGGTCTTGCCGGTGCCGTGCGGGAGGTTCACGGTGCCACGGACCATCTGGTCGGCCTTGCGCGGGTCGACACCCAGGCGGAAGGCGACCTCGACGGTGCCGTCGAACTTGGTCGCGGAGGTCTCCTTGGCGAGACGGACGGCCTCGAGCGGGGCGTAGAGCTTGTCCCGGTCGATCTTGGCGTCCGCAGCGCGGAGAGTCTTGCTGCGCTTCACTTCTGCTCCTGTTGGTTTCAGGTGTGGAGTCGTGGTGCGGACCAGCGCTTGGTCCTACCACTGAGAAAGGTCAGACGGGGAAAGCTCTTAGCCCTCGACCGTGATGCCCATGGAACGGGCGGTGCCGGCGATGATCTTCGACGCGGCGTCCAGGTCGTTGGCGTTGAGGTCTTCCATCTTGGTGGTGGCGATCTCGCGGACCTGCGCCTCGGTGATCTTGGCGACCTTGGTCTTGTGCGGCTCGCCGGAGCCCTTCTCGACACCCGCGGCCTTGAGGATCATCTTGGCGGCCGGCGGAGTCTTGGTCACGAAGGTGAAGGAGCGGTCTTCGTAGACCGTGATCTCCACCGGGATGACCCAGCCACGCTGCGACTCGGTCGCGGCGTTGTAGGCCTTGCAGAACTCCATGATGTTGACGCCGTGCTGGCCCAGCGCGGGGCCGACCGGCGGGGCCGGGTTGGCTGCGCCGGCCTGGATCTGGAGCTTGATAAGCCCCGTGACCTTCTTCTTCTTGGGAGGCATTGCTCTCTCCGGGTCCTAGTGAGAGTTTCCAGCCACCATCCAGTCATCCGGATGGAGGCATACCGCACCACGATAACGGGTATAGTCGCGCGGCCAAAAACCGAGCAGGTCAGACAGGCTTTGAGAGCCGGTCTGACCTGGTCGGAGGCGTGTGTTCCAGAGGAAGCCGCGAAGGCTAGTTCTTCTGGATCTGGTCGAAGCTGAGCTCGACCGGGGTCTCGCGGCCGAAGATCTCGACGAGACCCTTGACCTTCTTCGAGTCGGCGTTGATCTCGTTGATCGTCGCCTGCAGCGTCGCGAACGGGCCGTCGGTGACGGTGACCGAGTCGCCGACCTCGAAGTCCAGCACCTGGACCTCGACCTTGCGGGACGGAGCCGGCTTGCCCTCGGCCTCGGCGGCCTCACGGGCTGCCTTCTCCTCGGCCTCGGGAGCGAGCATCTTGACGATCTCGTCCAGGGTCAGCGGGTACGGGTCGTAGGCGTTGCCCACGAAGCCGGTGACGCCGGGGGTGTTGCGGACGACGCCCCAGGACTCGTTCGTCAGGTCCATGCGCACCAGGACGTATCCGGGGAGCTTGTTCTGACGGATCGTCTTGCGCTCGCCGTTCTTGATCTGCGCGACCTCTTCCTGCGGCACCTCGGCCTGGAAGATGAAGTCCTCGACGTTCAGCGAGACGGCACGCTGCTCGAGGTTGGTCTTCACGCGGTTCTCGTAACCGGCGTACGTGTGGATGACGTACCACTCGCCGGGGAGGGTACGGAGCTCTTCGCGCAGGGCCACGATCGGGTCGACCGGCTCGGCCTCCTCCTCGTCCTCTGCGGACTCGGCGGCCTCGGTGCCCTCTTCGGACTCGTCATCGGCGACGGCCTCGGCGTCCTCGTCGGACTCGGCGGCGGCTTCGTCACCGGCCTCGGCGTCATCGGCCTCGGCAGACTCGGTGTCGGTCTCGACGTGCAGCGCCGACTCCTCGGCGGGTGCGCCCGCGGCGGCGTCAGCAGCCTCGGCCTGGTCCGGGTCCTCGGCGTCCGCCGCCTCGACGATGTCGAGCTCGTCCTTCACGGACTCCTCGGAATCCACGCGCGGCTCAACGGCGTCGTTCAGGTTCGGGTCAGACACGGTGGCTGCTTCTTCCTGGATACAGAGGGGTGGAACGCGCGAAACGGGCGCCGGGTACGGCGCCCTTCGCTCTCGGCTCAGCCGAAGACGTACTTGACGGCCTGGTTGAGCCCATAGTCAATCACGGTCACAAGACCGATCATGATGACGACGAAGACAATCACCACGGTGGTGTACGTCGTGAGCTGATTGCGAGTCGGCCAGACGACCTTGCGGAGTTCCGCGACGATCTGGCGGTAGAAGAGCGCGAGACGGCCGAAGGGGCCCTTCTTGCCGCGCTTGCCACCCTTGCGGGCCTTCTTCTTGGACTCCGGCGCCTCGTCCTGGGCATCAGGCATGTCGATGGAGCCCACGGCGTCCGTCACTCGTCCTCACCTGATTCCGGGTCGTGGCCGTGCCGCGCCCGGTATGAGCCGCACGGCGGTGCAATGCAGTACGTACATGCGCACACATCCGAGAGGAGTGTGTAGCAGGGCCGGAGGGACTTGAACCCCCAACCGCTGGTTTTGGAGACCAGTGCTCTACCAATTGAGCTACGACCCTTTGATTTCCCCCAACCTACCGCATCCGCCCGAGTGCACAGAGTGCGAGGAGAAGGTGCGGCCGGTGAGGGCCAACGAGCAGTGAGTGTACGTGCTCTGCGGCCCTCCGTCGAACAGAATCAGTTCCGGCGGTCGTGTAAACCCCTGTGCCAGGGGTGTTTCGGGTCTGGAACGATGGGGCGATGAGCGCTTCCACTTCTCCCACCGAGCGCAGGGTTTCCGCCCGCGTCGGCGCGATCTCCGAGTCCGCGACCCTCGCCGTCGACGCCAAGGCGAAGGCCCTCAAGGCCGCGGGACGGCCGGTGATCGGTTTCGGCGCGGGTGAGCCCGACTTCCCGACGCCCGACTACGTGGTCGAAGCCGCCGTCGAGGCCTGCAAGAACCCGAAGTACCACCGCTACACCCCGGCCGGCGGACTTCCCGAGCTCAAGGCCGCGATCGCCGCGAAGACGCTGCGCGACTCCGGCTACGAGGTCGACGCCTCGCAGGTCCTGGTGACGAACGGCGGCAAGCAGGCGATCTACGAGGCGTTCGCCGCGATCCTCGACCCGGGCGACGAGGTCATCGTCCCGGCTCCCTACTGGACGACGTACCCGGAGTCGATCCGTCTCGCGGGCGGTGTGCCGGTCGACGTCGTGGCCGACGAGACCACCGGCTACCGCGTCTCCGTGGAGCAGCTGGAGGCCGCGCGCACCGAGCGCACCAAGGTCGTCCTCTTCGTGTCGCCGTCCAACCCGACGGGCGCCGTCTACAGCGAGGCCGACGCCGAGGCGATCGGCCGCTGGGCCGTCGAGCACGGCCTGTGGGTCATGACCGACGAGATCTACGAACACCTCGTCTACGGAGACGCGAAGTTCACCTCGCTCCCCGCGATCCTGCCCGAGCTGCGCGACAAGTGCATCGTGGTCAACGGCGTGGCCAAGACGTACGCGATGACCGGCTGGCGCGTGGGGTGGATCGTCGGCCCGAAGGATGTCGTGAAGGCCGCGACGAACCTCCAGTCGCACGCCACGTCGAACGTCTCCAATGTGGCGCAGGTGGCGGCCATCGCGGCCGTCTCCGGCGATCTGACCGCCGTCGAGAAGATGCGCGAGGCCTTCGACCGGCGCCGCAAGACCATGGTGCGGATGCTGAACGACATCGAGGGCGTCTTCTGCCCCGAGCCCGAGGGCGCCTTCTACGCGTACCCCTCCGTGAAGGGCCTCATCGGAAAGGAGATCCGCGGCAAGCGCCCGCAGAACTCCGTGGAGCTCGCCGCACTGATCCTGGAGGAGGCCGAGGTCGCGGTCGTTCCTGGCGAGGCCTTCGGGACGCCGGGTTACCTGCGCCTTTCGTACGCCCTGGGCGACGAGGACCTCGTCGAGGGCGTCTCGCGGATCCAGAAGCTCCTGGCCGAGGCCCGCGACTGATTTCTCCGGCCTTCCCGGTCTCCGGGCCGTCTCCCTCTCCGGGGAGGCGGCCCGTTTCTTCGTTCGGGGGAGACCTCGAAGGGGGAAAGTGGCTTCCGGGACGCCACGTACGTACGGCAAGATCCTTGAATGGAGCGTGTACGTGACGTAAGAGAGCTGCCCAAGGCCCACCTGCATCTGCACTTCACCGGGTCGATGCGGCCCACGACCCTGCTGGAACTCGCCGACAAGTACGGGGTGCGACTGCCCCCGGCACTGACCGGGGGTGAGCCTCCGCAGCTTCGGGCGACCGACGAACGCGGGTGGTTCCGCTTCCAGCGGCTCTACGACATGGCGCGGTCCTGCCTGCGGGAGCCCGAGGACATCCAGCGCCTGGTGCGGGAGGCCGCCGAGGAGGACATACGGGACGGGTCGGGGTGGCTGGAGATCCAGGTCGACCCGACGTCGTACGCGCCGAGGCTCGGTGGGCTCATCCCGGCCCTGGAAATCATCCTGGACGCCGTCGAGAGCGCCTCACGGGACACCGGCCTCGGAATGCGCGTGCTCGTCGCCGCGAACCGCATGAAGCACCCTCTGGACGCCCGCACGCTGGCCCGGCTCGCGGTGCGGTACGCCGATCGCGGCGTCGTCGGCTTCGGGCTCTCCAACGACGAACGCCGGGGCTTCGCACGGGACTTCGACCGGGCCTTCGCGATCGCGCGGGACGGCGGCCTGCTCGCCGCCCCGCACGGCGGTGAGCTCAGCGGGCCCGCCTCCGTGCGGGACTGCCTGGACGACCTGCACGCGGGGCGGATCGGGCACGGGGTGCGGGCAGCCGAGGACCCGCGGCTCCTGAAGCGGCTGGCCGAGCGGGGCGTGACCTGCGAGGTGTGCCCGGCGTCGAACGTGGCGCTGGGTGTCTACGACAAGCCCGAGGACGTACCGCTGCGCACCTTGTTCGACGCCGGGGTGCCGATGGCTCTCGGGGCCGACGATCCGCTGCTCTTCGGGTCACGGCTGGCCGCGCAGTACGAGATCGTGCGCAGGCACCACGCCTTCGACGACAGCGACCTGGCGGAGCTCGCCCGGCAGTCGGTGCGCGGCTCGGCCGCCCCCGTCGACGTACGGGAGAAGCTCCTGGCGGGGATCGAGGAGTGGCTCAGCGGCTGATGCCCGCGAGGAGGGTGCGGGCGAGGGCCGCGGCGAACTCGTCGACGGGCTGCGGGGGTTGCTTGCCGATCATCGAGTCGTAGGCGAAGGCGCGCTGGGCACAGGCGCCCAGCAGGAGCGAGGCGGCCGCGAACGTGTCGGCTCCGGGGTCGATGCGGCCGGCGTCGCGTTCGGCGCGCAGGTAGGCGTCGAGGGCCTCGATGGGCATGTGCGGGCCCGTGCCCATCTCCTGCATGGAGTCCGCGTGACGGCGCATGAGCTTGGGCTCGGCGTACAGGGATGCGGCGATCGGGAAGCTCTGGGCGTAGAAGTGGCTGGCCAGGCGGGCGATCTCGGCGAGGTTCTCCTCCACGGGGCGCTCCCCCGGGTCCTCGGCGAGGCGGCGCAGGAGCGGGCCGAGGCGGGGCAGCCGCTCCTGGAGGACCGCCACGAACAGCTCCTCCTTGCTCGCGAAGTGCTTGTAGAGCGCGGCTTCGGAGCAGCCCGCCGCCTTGGCGATCTCCTTGGTGGTGGCACGGGCGAGGCCGATGGTGAGCATGAGTTCGTGCGCCGCGTCGAGGATGCGGGCGCGGGTGGGCTTCTGCTGCATGTGCCGTCCAACCAACCTTGACGAATGGGTGAGTGGATACTCACTCTAGGGGTGAGTGAATACTTACCCACCTTGGGAGGGTGTGCGATGAAGCTCACGGTGTTCGGTGCGACCGGGGGTGTCGGCGGGCAGATCGTCCGGCAGGCGCTCGCAGCGGGTCACGAGGTCACGGCCGTCGTGCGTGATCCAGCACGGCTGAGCGTGACGGGAGAGGACCTCGAAGTGTTCCGGGCCGACCTGAGCGACCCGGAGTCCCTGCGGGCCGCGGTGGCCGGGCGGGACGCGGTCCTCTCCGGCCTTGGGGCGCGCAAGAAGGCGGACGCGGGGATCACGGCGAGGCTCACGCGGTCCGTGGTGCACGCCATGGAGGCCGAGGGGGTGCGCAGGCTGGTGGTGGTGAGCGCGGCGCCGGTCGGGCCGCCGGCCGAGCGGGAGCCGGTGATCGACCGGATCATGGGAGCCCTGGTCAGCAGGATCCTGAAGCCCGTGTACGACGATCTGCGGGCCATGGAGGCGGAGCTGGCGAGCAGCGCGACGGACTGGACGTCCGTGCGCCCGCCGAGGCTCCAGGACAAGCCGGTGACGGGCGGCTACCGCAAGGTCGTCGGGGGCACACCGGTCAGCGGGCGGTTCATCGGCAGGGCCGACGTGGCGCACGCGATGCTGGCGGCGGTCGAGGACGCGTCGACGGTGAAGCAGGGCGTGGGCGTCGCCTACTAGCGGCCCGGCCCATCAGGGGCTCAGGGGCGCAGAGGCCAGGGGGCCCAGGGGCCGCTCAGAGGCTGACGCCCACCGTCACCGGCTCGTTGACCAGCGTGACCCCGAAGGCCTCCCGTACTCCGGCGACGACCTCACGGGCGAGGGCCAGCAGGTCCTCCGTGGTCGCGCCGCCGCGGTTGGTGAGGGCGAGCGTGTGCTTGGTGGAGATGCGGGCCGGGCCCTCTCCGTAGCCCTTGGTGAAGCCCGCCTTGTCGATGAGCCAGGCGGCGGAGGTCTTCACGCGGCCGTCCTCCGTCGGGAAGGCGGGGGGCGCCACGTCCGCACCGAGACGGTCCACCACGCGCGCGTGGAAGGCGGTGAACTCCTCCTCGGTGAGGATCGGGTTGGTGAAGAAGGAGCCGGCCGACCAGCTGTCGTGGTCCTCGGGGTCGAGCACCATGCCCTTGCCGGCGCGCAGCTTCAGGACGGTCTCGCGGGCGACGGCCGCGGGCACCCGGTCACCGGCCTCGACGCCGAGCGTGCGGGCCGTCTCCGGGTACTTGAGGGGGGCGCTCATCCCCTGGGCGTCCTCCAGCGCGAAGCGGACACGCAGCACCACGAAGCGGTCGGGTTCGGCCTTGAAACGGCTGTGGCGGTACGAGAAGTCGCACTCGGCGTTCGTGACGGTGACCGTCTCGTGCGTCTTCCGGTCGTACGCGATCACTTCGGTGATGGTCGACGAGACCTCCTGGCCGTACGCCCCCACGTTCTGGATCGGCGTCGCACCCGCGGAGCCCGGGATCCCGGCGAGGCACTCGATGCCCGCGAGACCGGCCTCCACGACGCGGGCCACGGCGTCGGTCCACACCTCGCCGGCCGCCAGCTCAAGGCTCGTACCGTCGAGTTCGAAGCCCTTCGTGGCGATGCGCAGAGCGGTGCCGTCGAAGCCCTTGTCCCCGATGACCAGGTTCGAGCCGCCGCCGATGAGCAGCAGCGGGGTCCCGGAGTCGTCGGCTTCGCGGACGGCGTCGATCACCTCGGCGTCGGTCGTCGCGGTGATCAGACGGGTCGCGGGACCGCCGAGCCGGAAGGTGGTCAGCGGGGCGAGGGGAGCATCGTGGAGTTCCTGCACGTGCTCAAGGGTACGGTCCGGGCCCGACAGGGGGTGAGAGCGGGCGGGGCCGGTACGGCGCCGACCCGACGCGGTGCGCCGCAAGAGGGCGGACACGTAAGAGGCGCCCGCTATTGCGGGCGCCTCTTACGTGCATGTTCCTGCCTGTACCTGCATGTTCTGCTTGCGCGGTGGTTCAGCGATCAGGCGAGCTGGACCACGGCGCGGGACATCCCCAGCACCTTCTGGCCCGCGCTCATCGCCACCAGGTCCACCCGGACCCGGTTGTCGTCGAGCTTCTGGGCGACCTTGGCGCTGACCTCGATCAGCGCGCCCTTGTCGTCGTTCGGGACCACGACGGGCTTGGTGAAGCGCACGCCGTACTCGACGACGGCGGCCGGGTCACCCACCCAGTCCGTGACGACACGGATCGCCTCGGCCATGGTGAACATGCCGTGCGCGATGACGTCGGGAAGGCCGACCTCGACCGCGAACTTCTCGTTCCAGTGGATTGGGTTGAAGTCACCGGAGGCGCCCGCGTAACGGACGAGCGTGGCACGCGTCACAGGGAAGCTCTGGGCCGTCAGCTCGGTGCCGACCTCGACGCTGTCGTACGAAATCTTGGCGGTCATCGCGTCACGCTCCCTCTGCCGCGGGCTCCGCCGCCGCACGCGCGACGAGCTTGGTCCAGGCGGTCACGACGTGCTCGCCGGCCTCGTCGTGGACCTCGCCGCGGATGTCCAGGATGTCGTTGCCCGCCAGCGACTTGATGCCGTCGATGGTCGAGGTGACCGTGAGCCGGTCCCCCGCACGCACCGGGCGGGTGTACGCGAACTTCTGGTCGCCGTGCACGACGCGGCTGTAGTCGAGCCCCAGCTGCGGGTCCTCGATCACCTTGGCCGCGGCCTTGAACGAGATGGCGAACACAAAGGTCGGCGGAGCGATCACATCAGGGTGTCCGAACGCCTTGGCGGCCTCCGCGTCGGTGTACGCGGGGTTGGCGTCGCCCACCGACTCGGCGAACTCACGGATCTTCTCCCGGCCGACCTCGTAAGGATCGGTGGGCGGGTAGGACCGCCCCACGAAGGACTGGTCGAGCGCCATGGACTCGGTACCTCCTGCAGGTATGGGTAAACGACGCGAGGCCGCCCCCAGAAATCGGGGACGGCCTCGTGTACGAGCCTGTATCTAGCGCGTTTCGCGGTGCGCAGTGTGCGCGTTGCAGCGCGGGCAGTGCTTCTTCATCTCAAGACGGTCCGGGTCGTTACGCCGGTTCTTCTTGGTGATGTAGTTCCGCTCCTTGCACTCCACGCAGGCCAGCGTGATCTTCGGGCGGACGTCTGTGGCAGCCACGTGAGTGCTCCTTGACGGACGGATGGACGGATGAACGCAAAAAAATAGTAGCCGATCGAAGGTCCGACCCCACAATCGGCTACCAAATGAGTAGCGGTGACCGGACTTGAACCGGTGACACAGCGATTATGAGCCGCTTGCTCTACCGACTGAGCTACACCGCTGCGATGCCGGATCACCTCACCCGAGGGTGAGGATCAACCAACATCAGAGCCCCAATGCGGAATCGAACCGCAGACCTTCTCCTTACCATGGAGACGCTCTACCGACTGAGCTATTGGGGCGAGCGATGAAGACATTACACGCTCGGTCGCCGATCGCCCAAATCCGTTTCGACGGGGCTGTCCGGGGGCATCTCGGCAGGCGTCCCGGGCGCCTCAGGACGTCACTTCGGCGCCTCGCGCCACACCGGTTCGGCCCCTCCCGCGACACCGGTCGAACGTCTCCCGCCACGCTGGTCGGGCGTCACCCGCCACGCGGGGTCAGCGCCTCGTGGCGAGGCTTCCCCTGAGGCTCACACCACGCCGGTACGACTATTCCGCTCCTCCTCGAAGAGGGCCGGTCGTCGCCCTAGGCTCGACCCACCCTGCGTGATCTTGGACGTCTCGGTCCCGGACACCTCCACCCCGGACGACGCCATGCCCCGCAGCCGCCCCCGAACCTCAGGAGCGCGATGCCCGACAGCCAGCCGCAGCCCCACTCCTCCGGGTCATCCGGCTCTTCCGGCTCCTCAGGTGACGACGCCGACGCCTCCGCGCTGCTCCTCTGCGGCGCCCGGCTGACCGACGGCCGGACCGTGGACGTGCGGCTCGGCTCCGGGCGCATCGAAGCGGTCGGCACGGCGGGCAGCCTGACCGCGCACTCCGCGCGCGTGGACCTCGGCGGCTACCTCCTGCTGCCGGCCACGGCCGAACCGCACGCGCACAGCGACACGGCACTGTCCGCGGACGCGGAGGGCCCGGTCTCGTACGAAGTCGCCGACGTCCAGCGCAGGGCCACCGAGGCCGCCCTGCTGCAGCTCGGGCACGGCGCGACGGCGCTGCGCTCGCACGTGCGGATCGGCGACGTCCCGGGGCTCACGTCGATGGAGGCGGTGCTGCAGGCACGGCGTTCGCTGCGCGGCCTGGTCGACCTTGCGACCGTGGCCGTGCCGCGCCTGCTGACCGGGGTGGCCGGTGCCGACGGGCTCGCGATGCTGCGGGACGCGGTGAAGATGGGCGCCTCCGTGGTGGGCGGCTGCCCCGACCTGGATCCCGATCCGACCGGGTACGTGGAGGCCGTGCTGGAGGTCGCCGCCGAGCACGGCTGCCCCGTCGACCTGCACACGGACGGCAGCGATCCGGCGCGGCTCGGTCGGCTCGCGGCGATGGCGGGCGGGCTGCGGCCCGGGGTGACGATCGGGCCGTGCGGCGGGCTCGGGCGGCTGCCGTCGGACGTGGCCGCACGCACCGCGGAACAGCTGGCGGCGGCCGGCGTGACGGTGGTGTGCCTGCCGCAGGGCGGCTGCGGAAGCGTGGAGCGGCGGGGCGCGGTGGCCCCGGTGCGGCTGCTGCGGGCGGCCGGGGTGCGGGTCGCCGCGGGCAGCGGGGCCATGCGGGACGTGGCGAATCCCGTGGGGCGGGGGGATCCGCTGGAGGCCGCCTATCTGCTGGCCTCGCGGTGCGGGCTGCGTCCCGAGGACGCGTACGGCGCGGTCAGCTCGGGGGCGCGGGCCGCGATGGGGCTGCCCCAGGTCCGGGTGGAGGCGGGCTTCCCCGCCGAACTGCTCGCAGTGCGGGGCGACCATCTCGCGGGCGCGCTCTCGCTCGCGTACAGCCGCATCGTGGTGCACCGGGGGCGCGTGGTGGCACGGACGAGCGCGGTGCGGGAGTACTGCGACTCGGCGGCCGCCGTCGCGCTCGACCTGCCGCGGCAGGGCCGCTCGAAGGGGAGCGGCCCAGGTCGGACGAAGGGCGCGGAACCCTCCTGAGGGCGGGCGGCGCGGCCTGACGTGCTCCCGCGTGCGCGGGGCGATCTTGCGGGGGCTGTCGTACGGTCGGAGACATGCGCATTGTCATCGCTGGTGGTCATGGTCAGATCGCGCTGCGGCTCGAGCGGTTGCTCGCCGCGCGGGGTGACGAGGTCGTCGGGCTCGTCCGCAGAAGCGGGCAGGAGGGCGAGCTGCGGGCCGCGGGCGCCGAAGCGGCGCTGTGCGACCTGGAGTCGGCGTCCGTCGACGAGGTCGCCGGGCTCCTGGAAGGCGCCGACGCGGCCGTCTTCGCGGCGGGCGCGGGACCGGGCAGCGGCGCCGACCGCAAGAACACCGTGGACCGCGATGCCGCCGTGCTGTTCGCGGACGCGGCGGAGCGCGCGGGCGTGCGGCGCTTCGTCGTCGTGTCGTCGATGGGCGCGGACCCCGCACACCAGGGCGACGAGATCTTCGACGCCTATCTGCGGGCCAAAGGCGAGGCCGATGCCTCCGTACGCGGTCGCAAGGCCCTGGACTGGACGATCCTGCGCCCCGGCATGCTGACGGACGACGCGGGCACCGGTCTCGTGCGCCTGGAGGCGTCGACCGGGCGCGGGCCGATCCCGCGTGACGACGTGGCCGCGGTCCTCGCCGAGCTCGTCGATTCGTCGGCGACGGCGGGCCTGACGCTGGAGCTGGTCAGCGGGTCCACGCCGGTGTCCGTGGCGGTCAAGTCCGTTGCGGGGAACTGACGTCCGTACGGCGAAGTCGGTCTTCTGAGGGATGTCCCGCGCGTGGGGCGGTGCTTGGCTGGAGTTGCCGCCTACGTGAGGAACGCCATGCCTGCTTCCGATGTGCCTCCCGCGCACGAAGCCCTCTTGCGGCAGATGTACGCCGTCTTCAGTACCGAAGAGCGCGATGCGTTCATCCCCCGCTCCCTGGCACCCGACGTGGACTGGCCGAATCTCCTGGACAACACCCGCGCTCGCGGCATCGCGGCGGTCCGCGCCTACTGGGCGCGGCAGTTCGCGGTGATGCATCCCTTGGTGCACCTGGAGCGGCTGCGGCTCGACGACGACGGGCGGCGGGTCGTGGCGACCGTGCGGCCCGGGCTCCGGGACGAGACGGGCGACCACTGGGCGCCGACGACGGTCGAGCACGTCTACACGTTCCGGGCCGACGGCCTGGTGAGCCGGATGGACGTCCGCCAGCCGTAACGGCCGACGCAAGGCCCTGAGCAGCCCTGAGAGCGCCTCAGAAGAGTGGGAGCTGGCCGGGGAAGTCCGGGACCGTGTAGCCGTCCAGAGCGGGCTGTGCGGCGCCGAGCATCGCCTGCCTGCGCGATCCGGGACAGGAGACGAGGTCGCCGCTGCCGCGCTGACCCGGCGGATCATGGCGCGCGAACCGCCCCCCGACGACCGCGATTTCCCGTCGGCACTCGGGACAGTTCCTGCGGCGCGAGGACCCTGATGACACTGAGGATGCTGATGGCATGGACGGCATGGCCTCAGCGTACGAAAAGACCCCCTCCGACTCGCGTTTCCGCAAGACCGGAGAGGGTCTCCTTCGTGTGGCGGCGCCAGGATTCGAACCTGGGAAGGCTGAGCCGGCAGATTTACAGTCTGCTCCCTTTGGCCGCTCGGGCACACCGCCTGGGTCGCTGCCTGGATACGTCCGCTTTGGGGCGGCGCTCTGTGGCAACGACGTAAACGATACCTGATGGACAG
This Streptomyces sp. NBC_01283 DNA region includes the following protein-coding sequences:
- a CDS encoding MaoC family dehydratase; this translates as MTAKISYDSVEVGTELTAQSFPVTRATLVRYAGASGDFNPIHWNEKFAVEVGLPDVIAHGMFTMAEAIRVVTDWVGDPAAVVEYGVRFTKPVVVPNDDKGALIEVSAKVAQKLDDNRVRVDLVAMSAGQKVLGMSRAVVQLA
- a CDS encoding SDR family oxidoreductase, yielding MRIVIAGGHGQIALRLERLLAARGDEVVGLVRRSGQEGELRAAGAEAALCDLESASVDEVAGLLEGADAAVFAAGAGPGSGADRKNTVDRDAAVLFADAAERAGVRRFVVVSSMGADPAHQGDEIFDAYLRAKGEADASVRGRKALDWTILRPGMLTDDAGTGLVRLEASTGRGPIPRDDVAAVLAELVDSSATAGLTLELVSGSTPVSVAVKSVAGN
- a CDS encoding amidohydrolase family protein; the encoded protein is MPDSQPQPHSSGSSGSSGSSGDDADASALLLCGARLTDGRTVDVRLGSGRIEAVGTAGSLTAHSARVDLGGYLLLPATAEPHAHSDTALSADAEGPVSYEVADVQRRATEAALLQLGHGATALRSHVRIGDVPGLTSMEAVLQARRSLRGLVDLATVAVPRLLTGVAGADGLAMLRDAVKMGASVVGGCPDLDPDPTGYVEAVLEVAAEHGCPVDLHTDGSDPARLGRLAAMAGGLRPGVTIGPCGGLGRLPSDVAARTAEQLAAAGVTVVCLPQGGCGSVERRGAVAPVRLLRAAGVRVAAGSGAMRDVANPVGRGDPLEAAYLLASRCGLRPEDAYGAVSSGARAAMGLPQVRVEAGFPAELLAVRGDHLAGALSLAYSRIVVHRGRVVARTSAVREYCDSAAAVALDLPRQGRSKGSGPGRTKGAEPS
- a CDS encoding nuclear transport factor 2 family protein, with amino-acid sequence MPASDVPPAHEALLRQMYAVFSTEERDAFIPRSLAPDVDWPNLLDNTRARGIAAVRAYWARQFAVMHPLVHLERLRLDDDGRRVVATVRPGLRDETGDHWAPTTVEHVYTFRADGLVSRMDVRQP
- a CDS encoding MaoC family dehydratase N-terminal domain-containing protein, producing MALDQSFVGRSYPPTDPYEVGREKIREFAESVGDANPAYTDAEAAKAFGHPDVIAPPTFVFAISFKAAAKVIEDPQLGLDYSRVVHGDQKFAYTRPVRAGDRLTVTSTIDGIKSLAGNDILDIRGEVHDEAGEHVVTAWTKLVARAAAEPAAEGA
- the rpmG gene encoding 50S ribosomal protein L33, producing the protein MAATDVRPKITLACVECKERNYITKKNRRNDPDRLEMKKHCPRCNAHTAHRETR
- a CDS encoding UDP-N-acetylmuramate dehydrogenase, whose protein sequence is MQELHDAPLAPLTTFRLGGPATRLITATTDAEVIDAVREADDSGTPLLLIGGGSNLVIGDKGFDGTALRIATKGFELDGTSLELAAGEVWTDAVARVVEAGLAGIECLAGIPGSAGATPIQNVGAYGQEVSSTITEVIAYDRKTHETVTVTNAECDFSYRHSRFKAEPDRFVVLRVRFALEDAQGMSAPLKYPETARTLGVEAGDRVPAAVARETVLKLRAGKGMVLDPEDHDSWSAGSFFTNPILTEEEFTAFHARVVDRLGADVAPPAFPTEDGRVKTSAAWLIDKAGFTKGYGEGPARISTKHTLALTNRGGATTEDLLALAREVVAGVREAFGVTLVNEPVTVGVSL